A DNA window from Vigna angularis cultivar LongXiaoDou No.4 chromosome 1, ASM1680809v1, whole genome shotgun sequence contains the following coding sequences:
- the LOC128195307 gene encoding uncharacterized protein LOC128195307, producing the protein MLRKIGGLEAKPTRMMLQLADRSIKYPYGVVEDVVVKIDKLQFLVDFVVMEMEEDVEIPLILGRPFKKTTKVVIHVEEGTLKLKDQEDEVTLNVFQDVQPIQEKQTSPKTTDEVLLVTSLPNQAAKLVKRSLNCFSPKVKGGGEDKEEKLAHHNLMMERDEPKPGKLVRIRK; encoded by the coding sequence ATGCTTagaaagattggtggtcttgaagccAAGCCAACAAGAATGATGCTTCAGTTGGCAGATAGATCCATCAAATATCCATATGGTGTAGTAGAAGACGTGGTGGTAAAAATTGATAAGCTCCAATTCCTGGTggactttgtagtgatggagatggaggaagatgtaGAGAtaccactcatccttggaagacctttcaAGAAGACAAccaaggttgtcattcatgtagaAGAAGGAACATTGAAATTGAAAGACCAAGAAGATGAGGTAACTTTAAATGTCTTCCAAGATGTGCAACcaattcaagaaaaacaaaCTAGTCCTAAAACGACAGATGAAGTTCTATTAGTGACTAGTCTACCAAATCAAGCTGCCAAGTTAGTCAAGAGGAGCCTTAATTGCTTCTCTCCAAAAGTGAAGGGAGGAGGAGAAGATAAGGAAGAGAAACTAGCTCACCATAACCTTATGATGGAAAGAGATGAACCCAAACCTGGCAAACTAGTGAGAATCAGGAaatag